In Myxococcales bacterium, one genomic interval encodes:
- a CDS encoding tetratricopeptide repeat protein has translation MPREKSKPHDDFVNWTVRVVLWLKEHWKSALEIVVVAGLLFSIVIGASGYWKWRSNKAADALYAAQQMSHHSEDQMEALESVVDSYLGTAAGKQALMQLGEIYIERGRFEEAIEGFRKLAGKSRNNPMLFVAAMYRAADAELASGDPAGAAETYLKVAADPSNIMSADSRYRAALILENSGNLDEALKLYRQVVDEAEEYDAEAKAKSEERLIWLALKGDNK, from the coding sequence TTGCCGCGTGAAAAATCGAAACCGCATGATGACTTCGTCAACTGGACCGTTCGCGTCGTCCTGTGGTTGAAGGAACACTGGAAGAGCGCCCTCGAGATAGTCGTTGTAGCAGGGCTTCTCTTCTCAATAGTAATAGGGGCCAGCGGATATTGGAAATGGCGTTCGAACAAGGCTGCGGACGCACTTTATGCCGCGCAGCAAATGTCCCACCATTCCGAAGATCAGATGGAAGCACTTGAATCTGTGGTGGATTCATATCTCGGTACCGCCGCCGGAAAACAGGCCCTCATGCAGCTCGGTGAGATCTATATCGAAAGGGGGCGATTTGAGGAGGCGATCGAAGGCTTTCGCAAATTGGCGGGCAAGTCGCGCAATAACCCAATGCTCTTTGTCGCCGCCATGTATCGAGCTGCCGATGCCGAACTGGCCTCGGGGGATCCGGCGGGAGCTGCCGAGACTTATCTCAAAGTTGCAGCCGATCCATCCAATATCATGAGCGCGGATAGCCGTTATAGGGCCGCTCTCATCCTGGAAAATTCAGGCAACCTCGATGAGGCCCTGAAGCTCTACCGACAGGTGGTCGATGAAGCGGAGGAGTACGATGCTGAAGCCAAGGCCAAGAGCGAGGAACGTTTGATATGGCTGGCGCTGAAAGGGGATAACAAGTGA
- a CDS encoding YihY/virulence factor BrkB family protein, with the protein MKFIVSVVKSFFNNDCHAMAENIAFCSMLAMIPMGMIIVSLLGYFIGGSDDALRGVVEIVTNAIPFGREQFVNNLQLLLKQRSSFSLYGTIFLVFVSTLVLASIERALNVVFNAEKRRIFLHSRLLGVVIIVGITLLFSLPTAARIFEGIFAQAGFHLPLSWLMTGKSYFIMVSFLAYVITVVVVPNQKVYVRYAFVGGVIFSLGLAAARFAFRWYLVTAIERYNLIYGSLTAVVLMIMWIYYLSLVFLFSAELVAALQFKGVLHRRRIAP; encoded by the coding sequence ATGAAATTTATAGTTTCAGTTGTGAAATCCTTTTTCAATAATGACTGTCACGCGATGGCCGAAAATATCGCCTTCTGCTCGATGCTGGCGATGATACCGATGGGCATGATAATTGTATCGCTTCTCGGTTATTTCATAGGAGGGTCCGATGATGCCCTTCGCGGGGTTGTAGAAATTGTAACCAACGCTATACCGTTTGGGCGGGAGCAGTTTGTGAACAACCTTCAACTGTTGCTCAAGCAGAGGTCCTCGTTCAGCTTGTATGGCACTATCTTTCTCGTCTTCGTATCGACGCTGGTGCTCGCCTCCATCGAGAGGGCGCTGAACGTAGTTTTCAACGCGGAGAAGCGCAGGATTTTCCTTCACTCGAGATTGCTTGGGGTGGTCATCATAGTCGGAATTACACTTCTTTTTTCTCTTCCAACCGCGGCGAGGATCTTCGAGGGGATATTCGCGCAGGCGGGGTTTCATCTGCCCTTGTCATGGCTGATGACCGGAAAGAGCTATTTCATAATGGTTTCCTTTCTGGCCTACGTGATAACGGTCGTCGTCGTGCCGAACCAGAAGGTCTATGTGCGCTACGCCTTTGTTGGGGGAGTGATTTTTTCCCTCGGCTTGGCCGCTGCCAGATTCGCATTCCGCTGGTATCTGGTGACAGCGATAGAGAGATATAATCTCATCTACGGCTCTCTTACGGCGGTGGTGCTTATGATCATGTGGATTTATTATCTCTCGCTCGTGTTTTTATTCAGCGCGGAGCTCGTTGCAGCCCTTCAGTTCAAAGGGGTATTGCACCGCAGGAGGATAGCTCCGTGA
- the der gene encoding ribosome biogenesis GTPase Der codes for MLPIIAIVGRPNVGKSRLFNRLVGRGKAIVADIPGVTRDRHYAEGEWCGKKFIVVDTGGLDLDPDADLGRHITKQSLIAVSEADLIICLFDARNDPTAADRSVVEKLRQSEKPVLFAVNKVDEPEDRDLGMAYYELGVDEIAAISAEHGIGVDDLLDRVFEKLSPDNWQEREKGDALTIAVVGKPNVGKSTLINRLAGEERVVAHEMAGTTRDAIDVEIEFDGKKYVFIDTAGVKRRWGVSDRLEKFTAMRSLRTVNRADIVLQLIDAADGLTKQDINLTGFVREEGKGCVLLVNKWDLAEVEWKLYEERLRKGLGDMHDLSILPISAMSGTNCLKLFRKIDEIQEALSTEISTSKLNDIIQEALDNHHLPVFRGKQVRIYYATQTGKNPPTFALFSNYPAAVPYSYRRYLTKKIMAALGVEGIPVKIVCRKK; via the coding sequence ATGCTTCCAATTATCGCAATAGTCGGGCGGCCCAACGTAGGGAAATCCCGCCTCTTCAACCGCCTCGTCGGTCGCGGCAAGGCGATCGTTGCCGATATCCCCGGGGTCACGCGCGACCGTCATTATGCGGAAGGGGAGTGGTGCGGGAAAAAGTTCATCGTCGTCGATACTGGCGGCCTCGATCTCGATCCCGACGCCGATCTCGGCAGGCATATCACAAAACAGAGTCTGATAGCCGTAAGCGAAGCGGATCTGATAATCTGCCTTTTCGATGCGAGGAACGATCCGACGGCGGCGGATAGAAGCGTGGTGGAAAAACTGAGGCAGTCTGAAAAACCCGTGCTTTTTGCCGTCAATAAGGTGGACGAACCGGAGGATCGCGACCTTGGAATGGCTTACTACGAACTTGGCGTCGATGAGATCGCCGCGATTTCCGCTGAGCATGGAATTGGCGTGGACGATCTTCTCGACAGGGTCTTTGAAAAACTATCTCCCGACAACTGGCAGGAACGCGAAAAGGGGGATGCCCTTACCATCGCGGTAGTTGGTAAGCCCAACGTAGGCAAATCAACTCTGATCAACAGGCTGGCGGGGGAAGAGCGCGTAGTGGCCCATGAAATGGCGGGAACGACTCGAGATGCGATAGATGTCGAGATAGAGTTCGACGGAAAAAAATACGTCTTTATAGATACGGCCGGCGTAAAAAGGCGCTGGGGAGTTTCCGACCGCCTCGAAAAGTTTACCGCGATGCGCAGCCTTCGTACGGTGAACAGGGCCGACATCGTATTGCAGCTCATCGATGCGGCCGACGGCCTGACCAAACAGGATATAAACCTTACCGGATTTGTGCGCGAAGAGGGAAAGGGATGTGTGCTTCTGGTCAATAAGTGGGATCTGGCCGAGGTTGAATGGAAGCTTTATGAGGAGAGGCTCAGGAAGGGACTGGGGGACATGCATGATCTTTCTATACTCCCCATCTCTGCGATGAGCGGAACGAATTGCCTCAAGCTATTCAGAAAAATCGACGAGATCCAGGAGGCCCTTTCAACGGAAATTTCCACGTCGAAGCTGAACGATATCATCCAGGAGGCGCTGGACAACCACCATCTCCCCGTCTTTCGTGGAAAACAGGTTAGAATATACTACGCCACACAGACGGGTAAGAATCCTCCGACTTTTGCCCTATTTTCCAATTATCCCGCGGCTGTTCCATATTCCTACAGGAGATACCTCACAAAGAAGATCATGGCTGCGCTGGGCGTTGAGGGAATTCCTGTTAAGATAGTGTGTAGGAAAAAGTGA
- a CDS encoding HEPN domain-containing protein, producing the protein MRNKSLAADYISRAGHRLAALEVLMQRQSYADVVREAQEIVELCMKGLLRVANVEVPRLHDVSDILANAAAALPASVKPHVAQLGRVSRNLRRDRELAFYGSEDLTPSEFYKEEDAKQAFDDAKWVFSICKGVL; encoded by the coding sequence ATGAGAAACAAAAGCCTCGCTGCGGACTACATATCTAGGGCGGGCCACAGGCTTGCAGCACTTGAAGTCCTGATGCAGCGGCAGAGTTATGCCGATGTTGTAAGGGAGGCGCAGGAGATCGTGGAGCTTTGCATGAAGGGGCTGCTTCGTGTCGCCAATGTAGAAGTTCCGAGGCTTCACGATGTCAGCGACATTCTTGCGAATGCCGCTGCGGCCCTTCCGGCTTCGGTAAAGCCCCACGTCGCCCAGTTGGGGAGGGTTTCAAGGAACCTTCGCCGCGATAGAGAGCTGGCTTTTTACGGGAGCGAAGACCTTACTCCCTCGGAATTTTACAAGGAAGAGGATGCCAAACAGGCATTCGATGACGCGAAGTGGGTCTTCTCTATTTGCAAAGGAGTCCTCTGA
- a CDS encoding toxin-antitoxin system HicB family antitoxin translates to MSSRSGKFVLRIPADMHESLSAMARSKKLSLNQLCVSLLADGLKAKVQDPEPAFFEDLRALSLQLKKHFGPTLCGTALFGSYATGDATSASDIDLLIVLNRGTPIERSLYKWWDDNVIWYEGATLNPHFVNIPDDAERAGGLWLEVATAGRILYESGSALTDLFKKIKELIDEGRVRRYTSNGHSYWIWR, encoded by the coding sequence ATGTCTTCGCGTTCAGGGAAATTTGTTCTTAGAATTCCAGCAGATATGCACGAATCCCTATCTGCCATGGCGAGGTCTAAAAAGCTCTCATTAAATCAGCTCTGTGTTTCGCTGCTTGCTGATGGTTTGAAGGCGAAAGTCCAAGACCCGGAACCGGCCTTTTTCGAGGACTTAAGAGCCCTCTCCCTGCAGTTAAAAAAACACTTTGGTCCCACCCTTTGCGGGACGGCCCTCTTCGGGTCGTACGCCACCGGCGATGCTACTTCAGCCTCCGATATCGATCTCCTCATAGTTCTTAACAGGGGGACTCCGATTGAGAGAAGTCTTTACAAGTGGTGGGACGACAACGTCATCTGGTATGAGGGTGCAACACTGAATCCACACTTTGTAAATATTCCAGATGATGCGGAGCGGGCGGGCGGCCTCTGGCTTGAGGTCGCCACTGCCGGACGAATTTTATATGAGAGCGGGAGCGCCTTGACCGATCTCTTCAAGAAGATAAAGGAGTTGATCGATGAGGGGCGCGTCAGAAGATACACATCCAACGGGCATTCTTATTGGATCTGGAGGTAA
- a CDS encoding VCBS repeat-containing protein, whose protein sequence is MKKNISLFTIFLCVIALVASFRPLFAIDKALSSDAGVLSYAWVSDRMDVMPWGLEVGDLDGDKDEEIILLYRDFLEIGHFKDGAFVRSASCNFKNGAKGARLDLFDIDGDGDYEAVVTAITIGKPTAMLIDYDSAGCRVVKSEIPWSFRAISGGEQDGLYGQWWSGQKYFSGPVYSIEISKKIKKRDKLLLPRFASLYDFLILPEMGEEHFVLLQKSYSPLEIMRREERSFKRFWKSSEKFGGSVNYLPASSRNVMGEESSEIAIFDIPPVAMKAVDGILVAVVQNEMPIRSIVGRTPYVKDSMVVFFRPDPVLGLVEKSRTPKLPGAIVDLAVLPRKEGSDSIYVIIHEGGDFFMKSTSSRIFRFDF, encoded by the coding sequence ATGAAAAAAAATATTTCGTTGTTTACGATATTTCTTTGCGTCATCGCCCTCGTCGCGTCATTTAGACCTCTTTTTGCCATTGATAAAGCCCTGTCCTCAGATGCTGGGGTCCTTTCCTACGCTTGGGTCTCCGATCGCATGGATGTAATGCCATGGGGGCTTGAAGTCGGCGATCTCGACGGCGACAAGGATGAGGAAATAATTCTGCTTTACAGGGATTTTCTTGAGATCGGACATTTCAAGGATGGTGCCTTCGTCAGAAGCGCAAGCTGCAATTTCAAAAATGGTGCTAAGGGGGCGCGCCTCGATTTATTCGATATCGATGGAGATGGAGATTACGAGGCGGTCGTTACCGCAATTACAATCGGGAAACCCACAGCGATGCTTATCGATTACGATTCCGCCGGATGCCGCGTGGTGAAAAGCGAAATTCCCTGGTCCTTCCGCGCTATCTCCGGCGGAGAGCAGGATGGGCTTTACGGGCAATGGTGGAGCGGGCAAAAATATTTTTCCGGCCCTGTTTATTCGATCGAGATATCCAAAAAAATAAAGAAGAGGGATAAACTCCTGTTGCCACGCTTCGCTTCGCTTTACGATTTTCTTATTCTGCCTGAGATGGGAGAGGAGCATTTCGTCTTGCTGCAGAAGAGCTATTCACCGCTTGAGATAATGAGGCGCGAAGAGAGATCCTTCAAACGCTTCTGGAAGAGTTCGGAAAAGTTCGGGGGCAGCGTCAACTATCTTCCGGCGTCATCGAGAAATGTCATGGGCGAGGAATCGAGCGAGATAGCGATATTCGATATCCCTCCGGTTGCTATGAAGGCTGTGGATGGAATCCTTGTGGCGGTTGTTCAAAACGAGATGCCGATACGCAGCATCGTCGGAAGAACTCCCTACGTGAAGGATTCGATGGTCGTCTTTTTCAGGCCCGATCCGGTGCTCGGGCTCGTCGAAAAATCGCGGACCCCGAAGCTTCCCGGCGCGATAGTGGACTTAGCAGTTCTACCCCGCAAGGAGGGTTCGGACAGCATATACGTCATCATCCATGAGGGAGGGGACTTCTTCATGAAGAGCACCTCGTCCAGAATATTCCGGTTTGATTTCTAA
- a CDS encoding GTPase Era → MNEEKGFKSGYVAIVGRPNAGKSTLINAILGERLSIVTEKPQTTRHRIRGLLNDAGSQIIFFDTPGYHRSHKPLNEAMNDIVDSVINDADVVCLLIPANHVDEDGIEKGLFERIGSERALIVINKADLVSHAELETKILKYRDAWGAKELMVISALQKIGMGELVEAIKGRLPEGPKYFPDDIFTDHSVRFLVAELIREQLFLQMHQELPYSAAVEIEEFTDATEDDPIFRIKAAIIVEKDSQKGMVIGKGGTRIKEIGSRSREAIEELVGGKVFLQLFVRVEYNWTKDPGSIRKFGYTNQVD, encoded by the coding sequence ATGAACGAGGAAAAGGGTTTCAAGTCTGGATATGTTGCGATCGTAGGCAGACCCAACGCCGGGAAATCCACACTCATCAATGCGATATTGGGAGAGAGACTTTCGATAGTGACCGAAAAGCCGCAGACCACGCGGCACAGGATAAGAGGACTTCTAAACGATGCCGGTTCACAGATCATCTTTTTTGATACCCCTGGGTATCATCGCTCACACAAGCCTCTAAATGAGGCGATGAACGATATAGTCGATTCGGTCATAAACGACGCTGATGTCGTATGTCTTCTCATTCCTGCCAATCATGTGGATGAGGACGGGATCGAGAAGGGGTTATTCGAGAGGATAGGGAGTGAGAGGGCTCTCATCGTCATCAACAAGGCCGACCTCGTCTCGCACGCCGAACTCGAGACGAAGATTTTGAAATATCGCGATGCGTGGGGCGCAAAGGAGCTCATGGTTATATCAGCTCTGCAGAAGATAGGGATGGGTGAGCTCGTCGAGGCTATCAAGGGGCGACTTCCGGAAGGCCCGAAATATTTTCCAGACGATATTTTTACCGATCACTCCGTTCGTTTTCTGGTCGCCGAATTGATACGCGAACAGCTCTTCCTGCAGATGCACCAGGAGCTTCCGTATTCCGCGGCCGTCGAGATAGAGGAGTTTACCGATGCCACCGAAGATGATCCCATCTTTCGCATCAAGGCCGCCATCATCGTCGAGAAGGATTCGCAGAAAGGGATGGTCATAGGCAAGGGCGGAACGAGAATAAAGGAGATCGGATCCCGTTCACGCGAGGCGATAGAGGAGTTGGTCGGAGGAAAGGTTTTTTTGCAGCTGTTCGTTAGAGTGGAATACAACTGGACGAAGGACCCCGGTTCAATTCGCAAGTTCGGTTATACCAATCAGGTGGACTGA
- the rnc gene encoding ribonuclease III — MDLTTQEKKRLKVFEKKLGYKFRHRDYLKRALTHKSYTNELRLSPLEHNERYEYLGDAVLELGVSTLLMRRFPDHPEGELSKLRAAIVNEEQLAEISKEIGLGEFLYLGKGEDGTGGREKHSLLSDALEAVLGAVYLDRGFGKAFDLIAKLYDSVLDRAGGVGFVKDYKTRLQEVSQSRFKTVPKYRLMCTSGPDHRKIFEINLYINDEIFGVGKGHNKKSAEQEAARKALQKLEFSEEEEL; from the coding sequence ATGGATCTGACCACTCAGGAAAAAAAGAGACTCAAAGTTTTTGAAAAAAAACTCGGCTACAAGTTCAGACACAGGGATTATCTCAAACGCGCGCTTACTCACAAATCCTATACGAACGAGCTGAGGCTTTCCCCCCTTGAACATAACGAGCGTTACGAGTATCTGGGCGATGCCGTTTTGGAGCTTGGCGTTAGCACACTTTTAATGAGAAGATTCCCCGATCATCCGGAGGGAGAGCTGTCGAAGCTTCGCGCCGCGATAGTAAATGAAGAGCAGCTCGCCGAGATCTCCAAGGAGATCGGACTCGGCGAATTTTTGTATCTCGGAAAAGGGGAAGATGGGACCGGCGGCAGGGAGAAGCACTCTCTTCTTTCCGATGCACTCGAGGCGGTGCTCGGTGCGGTCTATCTCGACCGTGGATTCGGCAAGGCCTTCGACCTCATAGCGAAGCTCTACGACTCGGTTCTCGATCGTGCGGGAGGGGTCGGGTTCGTGAAGGATTACAAGACCAGGCTGCAGGAGGTCTCCCAGTCCCGTTTCAAGACGGTTCCAAAGTACCGTCTGATGTGCACCTCGGGGCCGGATCACCGCAAAATTTTTGAAATAAACCTGTACATCAACGATGAAATATTCGGCGTTGGAAAAGGTCACAATAAAAAATCCGCCGAGCAGGAGGCTGCAAGAAAAGCCCTGCAGAAGCTGGAGTTTTCGGAAGAGGAAGAATTATGA
- the mtaB gene encoding tRNA (N(6)-L-threonylcarbamoyladenosine(37)-C(2))-methylthiotransferase MtaB, which yields MKRVAFATLGCKANWTDTEALLQSCREAGLEVVEFEEEADIYVVNTCTVTAVADQQSRQMLRRARRRNPDAAVFATGCSGEVGAESMRAISEIDAIFGTSDRKRLLEEIFRIAEINRPVLEISHSRMRQSRARAFMRIQDGCDRTCSYCIVPSARGKSRSLSLDEVVENARSLSRFHSEIVITGIDIGQYLCPRSGARLYDLVERLISSDIAARFRLSSLHPAMINDRLADAFSAGAKLCRHIHLSIQSFSDSLLKLMSRGYGRADIFKAVELLRSAVPGIAITGDLIVGFPGESEEDHLLAMESIEALPFAGLHVFPFSLRSGTKACDIDGHLSKDEVRGRAAALRKSAAEKRRDFLKGFLGAKLGLIVTSPPAGLPFVSAFSDNAISVTMPSAGASYGELATGEINRVDGMRIFGKWI from the coding sequence GTGAAGCGGGTCGCATTTGCAACGCTGGGATGCAAGGCGAACTGGACCGATACCGAGGCCCTTCTTCAATCCTGCAGGGAGGCCGGGCTGGAGGTCGTGGAATTCGAAGAAGAGGCCGACATATACGTCGTCAACACCTGTACGGTGACCGCTGTCGCCGATCAGCAGTCCCGCCAGATGCTTCGTCGCGCGCGCAGAAGAAATCCGGATGCAGCGGTTTTTGCGACGGGCTGTTCGGGAGAGGTGGGGGCGGAGTCAATGCGCGCCATCTCCGAGATAGACGCGATATTCGGGACATCCGATCGAAAAAGGCTTCTTGAGGAAATTTTCAGGATAGCTGAGATCAACCGCCCGGTTTTGGAGATAAGTCATTCGCGGATGCGCCAGTCCAGGGCGAGGGCGTTCATGAGAATTCAGGATGGCTGCGACCGCACCTGTTCATATTGCATAGTGCCTTCCGCGCGTGGGAAGAGCCGCAGCCTTTCTTTGGACGAAGTTGTTGAAAACGCCAGATCTCTCTCTCGATTTCATTCTGAAATAGTCATAACCGGCATTGATATAGGGCAGTACCTCTGTCCGCGAAGCGGTGCGAGGCTTTACGATCTTGTAGAGAGGCTGATCTCCTCAGATATAGCTGCGAGATTCAGGCTCAGCTCTCTTCATCCTGCGATGATAAACGACAGGCTCGCTGATGCCTTTTCTGCGGGCGCAAAGCTTTGCAGGCATATTCATCTCTCGATACAGAGTTTTTCCGATTCGCTGCTGAAGTTGATGTCGAGGGGGTATGGGCGCGCTGATATTTTTAAGGCGGTGGAGCTTCTGCGCAGCGCGGTTCCGGGCATAGCGATAACGGGCGATCTCATTGTCGGTTTTCCGGGAGAAAGTGAAGAGGATCATCTTCTTGCGATGGAGAGCATCGAGGCGCTTCCCTTCGCGGGGCTTCACGTCTTTCCTTTCTCCCTCAGATCGGGTACAAAGGCCTGCGATATCGACGGGCATCTTTCAAAGGATGAAGTACGAGGCAGGGCTGCAGCTTTGAGAAAATCCGCAGCGGAAAAAAGGAGGGACTTTTTAAAAGGTTTTCTTGGTGCGAAGCTTGGCTTGATCGTTACCTCCCCCCCCGCAGGGCTGCCTTTCGTTTCCGCCTTTTCAGACAATGCGATTTCCGTTACGATGCCTTCCGCAGGAGCTTCCTATGGAGAGCTCGCAACGGGCGAAATAAACAGGGTTGATGGAATGAGGATATTCGGAAAATGGATCTGA
- the mnmA gene encoding tRNA 2-thiouridine(34) synthase MnmA, translated as MKVLAAMSGGVDSSVAALLLKIGGHEVVGVSMNLMTCSKAGSASCCSSSDRLDAARICEQIGIKHYIVDFRKLFEERVVSSFVKEYLAGRTPSPCILCNEHMKFGALLEEADRIGAKAVATGHYARVVSEGGFFHLLRGVDLVKDQSYFLFTLKQEQLSKILFPIGEMKKTEIRAIASDHGLITREKPESQEICFIPDDDYASFVESHPSGGSAGAGDFVDSSGKILGRHSGIHRYTIGQRRGLGFGVGERQYVIKIDTSSNRIVLGSKEELQTKEISVRDISWVVEEPSNGKDLLVKIRSTHAGERAGFFQSGDGTAKLSFERPVSGVAPGQAAVFYDGDEVIGGGWIL; from the coding sequence GTGAAGGTCCTTGCCGCAATGAGCGGTGGAGTAGATTCCTCCGTAGCAGCGCTGCTTTTGAAAATAGGCGGTCACGAGGTCGTGGGCGTTTCGATGAACCTGATGACCTGCAGCAAGGCTGGGTCAGCCAGTTGTTGTTCATCGAGCGATCGTCTGGATGCAGCAAGGATATGCGAACAGATAGGGATCAAACACTATATAGTGGATTTCCGAAAACTTTTCGAAGAGAGGGTCGTTTCGTCTTTTGTGAAAGAATATCTCGCAGGGAGAACTCCATCTCCGTGCATACTCTGCAATGAACACATGAAATTCGGCGCTCTTTTGGAGGAGGCGGATCGAATAGGTGCTAAGGCCGTCGCCACCGGACATTACGCAAGGGTAGTCAGCGAAGGGGGATTCTTTCACCTCCTTCGCGGAGTGGATCTCGTCAAGGATCAGTCGTATTTTCTTTTCACGCTCAAACAGGAACAGCTTTCAAAGATATTATTTCCTATCGGTGAAATGAAAAAGACGGAGATTCGTGCGATCGCTTCCGATCACGGGCTGATAACCAGAGAGAAACCGGAGAGTCAGGAGATATGCTTTATTCCGGATGATGATTACGCGAGTTTTGTGGAGTCTCATCCCTCAGGTGGAAGCGCCGGGGCGGGGGATTTTGTTGATTCAAGCGGAAAAATTCTGGGGCGGCACAGCGGAATTCACCGCTACACGATAGGGCAGCGCCGCGGTCTGGGCTTCGGTGTGGGCGAGCGCCAGTATGTGATAAAAATCGATACTTCCTCCAATCGGATAGTTCTCGGCTCCAAGGAAGAGCTGCAAACAAAAGAGATTTCAGTGAGGGATATCTCATGGGTTGTGGAGGAGCCTTCGAATGGAAAGGATCTTCTGGTTAAAATTCGCTCCACACATGCCGGCGAGCGCGCAGGGTTTTTTCAATCCGGTGATGGAACGGCGAAGCTCTCCTTTGAAAGGCCCGTTTCGGGGGTCGCTCCGGGGCAGGCTGCCGTTTTCTACGATGGCGATGAGGTGATCGGTGGGGGGTGGATCCTGTGA
- the cysE gene encoding serine O-acetyltransferase, whose protein sequence is MFRFDQEFRLKIFVILDFIFFDHNVTISDAGFCTGISAVWPRGDLQESLRGIFSGRVLRMIKFMQAIKSDFAMVFDRDPAARSRIEIVLCYPGLHALVLYRIAHAMWNNHLKLFGRCISHFARWITGIEIHPGAKIGKRFFIDHGMGIVIGETVEVGDDCTLYQGVTLGGTSWSKGKRHPTLHDRVIVGAGAIVLGPVTIGNDSRIGSSSVVINDVPPFSTVVGIPGKVIRRRDPIIKKEGDYHFDLQHATLPDPFGDAIQGLRKSVDELERRLIDVERKTQ, encoded by the coding sequence ATGTTTCGTTTCGATCAGGAATTTCGGCTGAAGATTTTTGTGATTTTGGATTTCATCTTTTTCGACCATAATGTAACTATTTCTGATGCTGGCTTCTGCACAGGCATCAGTGCAGTCTGGCCCCGGGGTGACCTTCAAGAGTCATTGCGGGGCATATTTTCAGGAAGGGTTTTGAGAATGATAAAATTTATGCAGGCGATAAAATCCGATTTTGCCATGGTCTTCGACCGGGATCCAGCCGCCAGATCCAGGATTGAGATCGTGCTCTGTTATCCGGGGCTGCATGCTCTGGTTCTATATCGCATAGCGCATGCGATGTGGAATAATCATCTGAAACTTTTTGGCAGATGTATTTCGCACTTTGCCAGATGGATAACCGGAATAGAGATACATCCAGGTGCCAAGATCGGAAAGCGCTTCTTCATAGATCACGGGATGGGGATCGTAATCGGGGAGACGGTGGAGGTAGGCGACGATTGCACCCTTTATCAGGGTGTGACTCTCGGTGGTACGAGCTGGAGCAAGGGGAAGCGCCATCCGACTCTCCACGACCGGGTCATAGTGGGCGCCGGGGCGATCGTGCTCGGCCCAGTTACGATCGGAAATGACAGCAGAATAGGAAGCTCTTCAGTTGTGATCAATGACGTTCCGCCATTTTCCACCGTCGTAGGCATACCGGGCAAGGTGATCCGCAGGAGGGATCCCATTATCAAGAAAGAGGGGGATTATCACTTCGACCTTCAGCATGCCACACTCCCTGACCCGTTCGGCGATGCAATACAGGGGCTTAGAAAGAGCGTGGATGAGCTTGAACGAAGGCTGATCGATGTGGAGAGAAAGACGCAGTGA
- a CDS encoding MerR family transcriptional regulator, with translation MPNIPNKLYFRIGEVSKLLNVEPYVLRYWESEFTEIKPSKSKSGQRLYKRRDVEMLVKIKELLYDERYTINGARKRLKETPRIETKEQAPERVDGEPRQLEVFSSSGSEGAEQEAATSKLNPAHGKTLKKIRKDLELLLGIVRGEDHGRV, from the coding sequence ATGCCCAACATTCCCAACAAGCTTTATTTCAGAATAGGCGAAGTCAGCAAGCTCCTGAATGTCGAGCCGTACGTCTTGAGATATTGGGAGTCGGAGTTTACCGAGATCAAGCCGTCGAAGTCGAAATCGGGTCAGAGGCTTTACAAGCGCCGCGATGTCGAGATGCTCGTCAAGATCAAGGAGCTTCTCTATGATGAAAGATATACGATAAACGGTGCCCGTAAGAGGCTCAAAGAGACTCCGCGGATCGAGACCAAAGAGCAGGCCCCCGAGAGGGTTGATGGTGAGCCCAGGCAGCTTGAAGTTTTTTCCTCATCCGGCAGCGAGGGTGCGGAGCAGGAAGCGGCGACTTCAAAACTGAACCCGGCCCATGGCAAGACGCTCAAGAAGATCAGGAAGGATCTTGAGCTTCTTCTCGGGATAGTTCGCGGGGAGGATCACGGCCGGGTTTGA
- a CDS encoding integration host factor subunit alpha, with protein MTKAEIIEQIYEKVGFSKKESAEIVELVFDTMKETLEKGEKIKISGFGNFVVRQKRPRIGRNPQTGEEIEISARKVLTFRPSQVLKSALNSEEPAAG; from the coding sequence ATGACGAAGGCTGAGATAATAGAACAGATTTACGAAAAGGTTGGTTTTTCAAAGAAGGAATCGGCCGAAATCGTGGAACTCGTGTTCGATACGATGAAGGAGACTCTCGAAAAGGGTGAGAAGATAAAGATCTCCGGATTCGGCAATTTCGTCGTCCGCCAGAAGAGACCCAGAATAGGGCGCAATCCGCAGACTGGCGAAGAGATAGAGATATCTGCCAGGAAGGTTCTCACCTTCAGGCCGAGCCAGGTTTTAAAATCGGCGCTCAACAGCGAGGAGCCGGCGGCTGGGTGA